The following coding sequences lie in one Fusarium poae strain DAOMC 252244 chromosome 1, whole genome shotgun sequence genomic window:
- a CDS encoding hypothetical protein (TransMembrane:5 (o63-85i138-160o180-200i249-278o284-303i)), with amino-acid sequence MRSYTQYENFFPAWDHIIKEQLTNNCTEPLNNYKNRSNPTRQLGYQVIDCILDTMPEFRKAELASAAVILGLAPTVLQLMSASYLDTAMLAYRRPVLASLLSMSSSGVRPLTATEYDGFITAMGTDPFHTNFGKPQSVWAPAVVSMLEYTVASAAVANNAYLAYELSTLAVCTFSPAEDFLPAVWTAAAVAIHLGGYLAARLKISVKGKGAGEGNSNQGQLLRRVWAELTPTPWQSRLEIKTNDKHTGWFLVLVSALYIGDALQAFYGTLILSSLVFISVRDSAIIVIRLMASALFARGILIYELAGFRMERDGDGESGKPHYSAVETQ; translated from the coding sequence ATGCGCTCTTACACTCAGTACGAAAACTTCTTCCCAGCGTGGGAtcacatcatcaaggagcAGCTCACCAATAACTGCACCGAGCCTCTGAACAACTACAAGAACCGGTCAAATCCAACTCGACAACTAGGCTATCAAGTAATAGACTGTATTCTGGATACAATGCCAGAGTTCCGCAAGGCTGAACTTGCCTCAGCCGCTGTTATTCTTGGTCTCGCACCTACAGTCCTTCAGTTGATGAGTGCATCGTATCTCGACACCGCTATGCTTGCGTATCGTCGACCCGTGCTCGCCTCTTTGCTCTCAATGTCCAGTTCGGGAGTGAGACCTCTCACAGCCACAGAGTACGATGGTTTTATAACTGCGATGGGTACTGATCCATTTCATACCAACTTTGGCAAACCGCAATCAGTATGGGCACCCGCTGTTGTGTCTATGCTGGAGTACACTGTTGCTTCTGCAGCTGTTGCCAACAACGCCTATCTTGCATATGAGCTTAGCACATTGGCAGTCTGTACGTTTTCACCTGCAGAAGACTTCCTTCCTGCCGTATGGACCGCTGCAGCTGTGGCGATACATTTAGGTGGATACCTCGCTGCCAGATTGAAGATCTCCGTCAAGGGGAAGGGTGCGGGGGAAGGAAATAGCAACCAGGGCCAGTTGTTACGAAGGGTCTGGGCTGAGCTTACACCTACTCCTTGGCAGAGTAGACTCGAGATCAAAACAAATGATAAGCACACAGGCTGGTTTCTAGTGCTGGTATCTGCTCTCTATATAGGCGATGCGCTACAGGCTTTCTACGGGACTCTGATCCTTTCGAGTTTGGTGTTTATAAGTGTCAGGGACTCGGCTATCATTGTGATACGGTTGATGGCGAGTGCTCTTTTTGCCAGAGGTATTCTCATTTATGAGCTGGCTGGGTTCAGAATGGAAAGAGACGGGGATGGTGAATCTGGGAAGCCTCATTACTCGGCGGTAGAAACGCAGTGA
- a CDS encoding hypothetical protein (TransMembrane:7 (o12-30i42-66o86-104i116-135o169-187i199-220o232-255i)), translating to MISSKAVMSFEWSLMVIAYVLVAARVYVRVWLRNARLYSADYLLFAGLAACQGLLICDTLTFRMHAMDDFTINSVALKKIRFATNYFFDFGIYFPKFSILAFYFNLVPCTHPGMRTLLYALTGLTASFSLVTFFSDTFWCGPDPSVNWMDTDEEHCQAFMSMELMRLNWSMNFTSEVLNVLYPLPLLKELKVNSRRKRAGLAIIFGLGFITIIVSIGRFIQTTFVSNDISIYIWATAEICISVMVVASTALRPLLRKMSNISMLSSHDRPQNHQLHHLRQPQNMGVGTIGSGTYWNRRRKRDSLTGSETEINVTNGIVLTQQVMVSRETIVAIPEVHEEFKV from the exons ATGATCTCCAGCAAGGCTGTCATG TCCTTTGAATGGAGTCTTATGGTCATCGCCTATGTCCTTGTCGCTGCCAGAGTTTACGTGCGGGTTTGGCTGCGCAATGCGAGGTTATATTCAGCTGATTATCTCCTCTTCGCCGGTTTGGCAGCATGTCAGGGATTACTTATATGTGATACCTTGACATTTCGAATGCATGCCATGGACGATTTTACCATCAACAGCGTGGCTCTGAAGAAG ATCCGATTCGCGACGAATTACTTCTTCGACTTTGGCATTTATTTTCCAAAGTTCAGCATCCTCGCATTTTATTTCAATCTCGTTCCTTGCACGCATCCCGGAATGCGAACTCTACTGTACGCCTTGACTGGTCTTACGGCATCCTTTTCGCTCGTCACTTTTTTCAGCGACACTTTCTGGTGTGGGCCGGACCCTTCGGTGAATTGGATGGATACCGACGAAGAGCATTGCCAGGCTTTCATGTCAATGGAGCTTATGAGATTGAACTGGTCTATGAACTTCACCTCTGAAGTGTTGA ATGTCCTTTACCCATTACCATTGTTGAAAGAACTCAAGGTGAATTCTCGACGGAAAAGGGCTGGCTTGGCTATCATCTTTGGACTTGGATTCATCACTATTATCGTCAGTATCGGACGCTTCATCCAGACGACCTTTGTCAGCAATGACATCTCTATAT ATATTTGGGCAACAGCCGAGATATGTATCTCAGTCATGGTTGTAGCCAGCACAGCCCTTCGACCTCTTCTACGAAAGATGTCAAACATCAGCATGCTCAGTAGTCACGACCGACCACAAAACCACCAATTACATCATCTACGCCAACCACAAAACATGGGAGTTGGAACCATTGGGTCAGGGACCTATTGGAATAGGAGGAGAAAAAGAGACAGCTTGACAGGAAGTGAGACGGAAATAAATGTCACGAATGGGATTGTTCTGACACAGCAAGTCATGGTGTCAAGAGAAACGATTGTTGCGATACCCGAAGTACACGAGGAGTTTAAAGTTTAG